One segment of Solanum lycopersicum chromosome 1, SLM_r2.1 DNA contains the following:
- the LOC104649423 gene encoding protein ENHANCED DISEASE RESISTANCE 4 isoform X7: MSEQAKVRLVRCPKCENLLPELTDYSVYQCGGCGAVLRAKNKNEELNKFVEKSEEETMEKPENFDLSDKKLMNMADGSGYDVKSNGSSSSRDRRRALRDAPETYRANLRNVADNWANEDDRVMYKTNIDEQRQENMANEFDPFDSQNGKEIETRGIGRITPYRSSRQRSEAEVLSRSRRADREGMRFSSSIHSEEGSLRYSSGSIYDSDKRLYRKDVDGFNQEEQIQENKAKEFELSESRNGKEIESRRTGRVPDWRSEAEVLPRARRVDPEGMRYASSVNSEEGPSGYWSGSNYDNDKRLYGKDVDDLSQVDCPVDERAELLRKFDELKEQLSRFGDVSELPNERVPLERRMAHHEGYGNPVDRFPESSTRILNGALAQNHVSGERPPYLNHYNAPSPSMNSHDMAGGGFYPSRDRIQGYGGPRRSQLLGGDPYEAPAPFQLQPSHSRFSGRSMGNEITPTDPYRPYLPQANPHHPSCNCFHCCNLNQVRRRAPPAAFGEKRFSDISQNPTFHHHQNRGAFAVGGFARRLPPRGQSSGQLCLPVAGGAPFLTCFNCFQLLQIPKEVFHGGKRQKMKYKSTKKMGHQQRVMLNEGNRYSNGHTNRPSMTFSSEDYDTSKYDFHAMDQELGSLSTGRGSSLKSAEMRSLCSTSSRSSREEDNLNKFAATMEKSDSELPMKGKESPPPAGSPLQEYFDHSNKFHAANRLDHGNRSTRSDAEKLMQKRTTSEQNSTKDLAAATEMDIPSNEYGNTSSSLGSGVYCKEGDQLKATKASFFSGIIKNSFKEFSRSDSSDGEKANITVNGHLIPDRLIKRAEKRAGPIQPGHYWYDFRAGFWGVIGGHCLGIIPPFIEEFNYPMPVNCAGGGTGVFVNGRELNPKDLKLLASRGLPADRDGSYILEISGRVLDEDSGEELESLGKLAPTVEKAKRGFGMRPPKVEA; the protein is encoded by the exons ATGTCTGAACAAGCAAAGGTTCGTTTGGTTCGTTGTCCAAAGTGTGAAAATTTGCTACCTGAGCTTACTGATTATTCTGTTTACCAGTGTGGGGGTTGTGGTGCTGTTTTAAGAG ctaaaaataaaaatgaggagTTGAATAAATTTGTAGAGAAGTCTGAAGAAGAAACTATGGAGAAGCCTGAGAATTTTGATCTTTCAGATAAGAAACTTATGAATATGGCTGATGGTTCCGGTTACGATGTCAAGTCAAATGGCTCTTCCAGCTCAAGGGATAGGAGGAGGGCTTTGCGCGATGCACCTGAAACGTACAGGGCTAATTTGAGGAATGTTGCGGATAATTGGGCTAATGAGGATGATAGGGTGATGTATAAGACTAACATTGATGAACAAAGACAAGAAAATATGGCCAATGAGTTTGACCCTTTTGACTCTCAGAATGGAAAAGAAATTGAAACCCGAGGGATAGGCCGAATTACTCCATATAGGAGTAGTAGGCAGAGAAGTGAGGCTGAAGTGTTGTCTAGGTCTAGAAGAGCTGATCGTGAAGGTATGAGGTTTTCATCCTCCATTCACTCAGAAGAGGGTTCGTTGCGCTACTCCTCAGGATCGATTTATGATAGTGATAAGAGGTTGTACAGGAAGGATGTGGATGGGTTCAATCAGGAGgaacaaattcaagaaaataaggCTAAAGAATTTGAACTTTCTGAATCCCGGAATGGAAAAGAAATTGAGTCCCGAAGAACAGGTAGAGTTCCAGATTGGAGAAGTGAGGCAGAGGTGTTGCCCAGGGCAAGAAGAGTAGATCCTGAAGGTATGAGGTACGCGTCCTCCGTTAACTCAGAAGAGGGTCCTTCTGGCTACTGGTCAGGTTCAAATTATGATAATGATAAGAGGTTGTATGGGAAAGATGTGGATGATTTAAGTCAGGTTGATTGTCCAGTTGATGAGCGAGCAGAGCTTTTGAGGAAGTTTGATGAGCTAAAAGAGCAGCTCAGTCGGTTTGGTGATGTGTCTGAGTTGCCTAACGAAAGAGTCCCACTTGAAAGGAGGATGGCTCATCATGAAGGTTATGGAAATCCCGTTGACCGGTTTCCTGAAAGCTCTACAAGGATCTTGAATGGAGCTTTGGCACAAAATCATGTTTCTGGTGAAAGACCTCCCTACCTGAACCACTACAATGCGCCCTCGCCTTCTATGAATTCTCATGACATGGCTGGCGGTGGATTTTATCCTTCTAGAGACCGTATCCAGGGATATGGAGGTCCTCGAAGGTCCCAATTGCTTGGTGGAGATCCATACGAAGCCCCAGCTCCATTTCAATTGCAGCCCTCTCACTCCCGTTTTTCTGGGCGGTCAATGGGTAATGAAATCACACCTACAGATCCTTATCGACCTTACCTGCCTCAGGCTAATCCTCATCATCCATCTTGTAATTGTTTTCACTGCTGCAACTTAAATCAAGTCCGTAGACGAGCTCCACCCGCTGCTTTTGGTGAGAAAAGGTTCTCTGACATTTCACAGAACCCAACGTTCCACCATCATCAAAATAGAGGTGCATTTG CTGTAGGTGGTTTTGCTCGTCGACTTCCTCCCAGGGGTCAGTCTAGTGGACAATTATGTCTACCTGTAGCTGGTGGAGCCCCATTTTTAACGTGCTTCAATTGTTTTCAGCTGCTGCAAATACCTAAGGAAGTTTTTCATGGTGGTAAAAGGCAAAAAATGAAAT ATAAAAGCACTAAAAAGATGGGTCATCAACAGAGAGTCATGTTGAATGAAGGGAATCGATACTCCAATGGACATACAAACCGTCCTAGCATGACCTTTTCCTCCGAAGATTACGATACTTCTAAATATGATTTCCATGCAATGGATCAAGAACTTGGATCACTATCAACAGGCCGTGGAAGTTCCCTTAAATCTGCTGAGATGAGAAGCCTTTGTTCTACATCTTCACGCAGTTCAAGGGAAGAGGACAACCTCAATAAATTTGCTGCAACAATGGAAAAGTCTGACTCTGAGCTGCCAATGAAGGGTAAAGAATCTCCACCACCAGCTGGTTCGCCACTGCAAGAGTACTTTGACCATTCTAACAAATTTCATGCTGCCAACCGACTGGATCATGGAAACAGAAGTACGCGCTCAGATGCAGAGAAGCTGATGCAAAAAAGAACTACTTCAGAGCAGAACTCCACTAAAGATTTAGCTGCAGCAACTGAGATGGACATACCATCCAATGAGTATGGTAACACTAGCTCATCTTTAGGGTCTGGTGTATATTGTAAAGAAGGAGACCAGCTGAAAGCCACTAAAGCATCATTTTTCTCTGGCATTATAAAGAACAGTTTTAAAGAATTCAGCCGATCTGATTCTTCCGATGGGGAAAAGGCCAACATTACCGTTAATGGGCATCTTATACCAGATAGGTTGATTAAAAGGGCAGAAAAGCGTGCTGGACCAATACAACCTGGACATTACTG GTATGATTTTCGAGCTGGATTTTGGGGAGTTATCGGTGGTCATTGTCTGGGCATTATCCCT CCATTTATTGAAGAATTTAACTATCCCATGCCTGTAAACTGTGCTGGTGGAGGTACTGGAGTATTTGTTAACGGGAGAGAGCTTAACCCAAAGGATCTGAAGTTGCTTGCAAGTAGGGGCCTTCCAGCTGACAGAGACGGGTCTTATATTCTTGAAATTTCTGGTAGAGTCCTTGACGAGGATTCTGGTGAAGAGTTAGAGAGCCTGGGAAAACTTGCTCCGAC CGTTGAGAAAGCAAAGCGTGGTTTTGGGATGAGACCTCCAAAAGTAGAAGCATAA